A single genomic interval of Oryza sativa Japonica Group chromosome 7, ASM3414082v1 harbors:
- the LOC4343096 gene encoding F-box/LRR-repeat protein At3g26922 isoform X1 yields MDATATSTVAGGGFTGTTISARRAHMDGICLVNKKRRLTLRPCVEVDHSSKRVRSRCAKFESLPEDIVSRIISQLTLKEAVVMSSTSTKLRRAWIYHPNLYLDTSIVFGSSDRQKRVPSTETFIDTVNFILRTHSGLGVNKLAVMFELRKEHAHDIDGWVSFAVTSKARVVTLNFSPYHGSHDRSYNFPCHLFNGKSGSHLQVLQLDTVTLGPSPPGFCGFANLTMLTLENVLVLGDLQFLLKCPALEWLTIRMCSQLHNLYAPEPLPRLTFLCVQDCAIDKIDVHAPNLTTFKYRGRFKVIIALRECLKLKTASIVSPIEDNLYYIFTELPNGLPHVERLHVNVFVKTQIPGFTQAPYKFINLRHLTMRITYEIAKRFGRNAVLQLAYFSEAAPFLVDLHLDMLCLDFYESRPARDVIMNRPHYSLKRACITGFNGNGGQVALVKFILKNAVKLEEMVIDPKGRITNQMMGEHKGRRMIKEKLVPKYKNGLLVIL; encoded by the exons atggacgcgacggcgacgagcacgGTCGCGGGTGGCG GCTTCACAGGTACAACCATTTCAGCCAGAAGAGCACACATGGATGGGATCTGTCTAGTAAACAAAAAAAGGAGACTGACGCTCAGGCCATGTGTTGAAGTAGATCACAGCAGCAAGCGGGTAAGATCGCGATGTGCTAAGTTTGAGTCTCTCCCAGAG GACATAGTGTCAAGGATTATTTCACAACTAACATTGAAGGAAGCTGTTGTAATGAGCTCGACATCGACCAAGTTGAGAAGAGCTTGGATTTACCATCCTAATCTTTACTTGGACACTTCAATAGTGTTTGGCAGTTCTGATCGCCAGAAGCGAGTGCCGAGCACTGAGACGTTTATTGACACAGTCAATTTTATCTTGAGGACGCACAGTGGTTTAGGAGTGAACAAACTTGCTGTTATGTTTGAGTTGAGGAAGGAGCATGCACATGACATTGATGGATGGGTTTCCTTTGCTGTTACATCCAAGGCAAGGGTTGTCACCCTCAACTTTTCTCCATATCATGGATCGCATGATCGCAGTTACAACTTCCCATGTCATCTTTTCAACGGCAAAAGTGGATCTCACCTTCAAGTTCTTCAACTTGATACCGTTACTTTGGGTCCAAGTCCTCCTGGCTTTTGTGGCTTTGCTAACCTTACAATGCTTACTTTGGAGAATGTGCTTGTATTGGGCGATTTGCAGTTCTTACTGAAATGCCCTGCCCTTGAATGGTTGACTATCCGAATGTGCTCCCAGTTACATAATTTGTATGCTCCTGAACCATTGCCGCGGTTGACATTTTTGTGTGTACAAGATTGTGCAATTGACAAGATTGATGTTCATGCCCCTAATCTCACCACATTTAAGTATAGAGGTCGTTTTAAAGTTATTATTGCCCTTCGGGAATGCTTGAAGCTTAAGACTGCAAGCATTGTATCCCCCATTGAGGACAACCTTTACTATATTTTCACTGAGCTTCCAAATGGGTTACCTCATGTTGAGAGACTACACGTGAATGTTTTTGTCAAGACTCAG ATACCTGGATTTACTCAGGCCCCTTACAAATTTATCAATTTAAGGCATCTGACCATGAGGATAACCTATGAAATTGCTAAACGCTTTGGTAGAAATGCAGTTCTGCAACTAGCATATTTTTCGGAAGCTGCTCCGTTTTTGGTGGACCTTCATTTGGAT ATGCTGTGTTTAGATTTTTACGAGTCCCGTCCTGCAAGAGACGTGATTATGAATCGCCCTCACTACAGTCTCAAGAGAGCTTGCATAACCGGATTCAATGGCAATGGAGGGCAAGTTGCACTAGTAAAATTTATCCTCAAGAATGCAGTAAAATTGGAGGAAATGGTTATAGATCCAAAAGGTAGAATAACGAACCAAATGATGGGAGAGCACAAAGGCCGTAGAATGATTAAGGAAAAACTTGTTCCAAAATACAAGAATGGCCTACTTGTAATTCTATAA
- the LOC4343096 gene encoding F-box/LRR-repeat protein At3g26922 isoform X2, with protein sequence MDGICLVNKKRRLTLRPCVEVDHSSKRVRSRCAKFESLPEDIVSRIISQLTLKEAVVMSSTSTKLRRAWIYHPNLYLDTSIVFGSSDRQKRVPSTETFIDTVNFILRTHSGLGVNKLAVMFELRKEHAHDIDGWVSFAVTSKARVVTLNFSPYHGSHDRSYNFPCHLFNGKSGSHLQVLQLDTVTLGPSPPGFCGFANLTMLTLENVLVLGDLQFLLKCPALEWLTIRMCSQLHNLYAPEPLPRLTFLCVQDCAIDKIDVHAPNLTTFKYRGRFKVIIALRECLKLKTASIVSPIEDNLYYIFTELPNGLPHVERLHVNVFVKTQIPGFTQAPYKFINLRHLTMRITYEIAKRFGRNAVLQLAYFSEAAPFLVDLHLDMLCLDFYESRPARDVIMNRPHYSLKRACITGFNGNGGQVALVKFILKNAVKLEEMVIDPKGRITNQMMGEHKGRRMIKEKLVPKYKNGLLVIL encoded by the exons ATGGATGGGATCTGTCTAGTAAACAAAAAAAGGAGACTGACGCTCAGGCCATGTGTTGAAGTAGATCACAGCAGCAAGCGGGTAAGATCGCGATGTGCTAAGTTTGAGTCTCTCCCAGAG GACATAGTGTCAAGGATTATTTCACAACTAACATTGAAGGAAGCTGTTGTAATGAGCTCGACATCGACCAAGTTGAGAAGAGCTTGGATTTACCATCCTAATCTTTACTTGGACACTTCAATAGTGTTTGGCAGTTCTGATCGCCAGAAGCGAGTGCCGAGCACTGAGACGTTTATTGACACAGTCAATTTTATCTTGAGGACGCACAGTGGTTTAGGAGTGAACAAACTTGCTGTTATGTTTGAGTTGAGGAAGGAGCATGCACATGACATTGATGGATGGGTTTCCTTTGCTGTTACATCCAAGGCAAGGGTTGTCACCCTCAACTTTTCTCCATATCATGGATCGCATGATCGCAGTTACAACTTCCCATGTCATCTTTTCAACGGCAAAAGTGGATCTCACCTTCAAGTTCTTCAACTTGATACCGTTACTTTGGGTCCAAGTCCTCCTGGCTTTTGTGGCTTTGCTAACCTTACAATGCTTACTTTGGAGAATGTGCTTGTATTGGGCGATTTGCAGTTCTTACTGAAATGCCCTGCCCTTGAATGGTTGACTATCCGAATGTGCTCCCAGTTACATAATTTGTATGCTCCTGAACCATTGCCGCGGTTGACATTTTTGTGTGTACAAGATTGTGCAATTGACAAGATTGATGTTCATGCCCCTAATCTCACCACATTTAAGTATAGAGGTCGTTTTAAAGTTATTATTGCCCTTCGGGAATGCTTGAAGCTTAAGACTGCAAGCATTGTATCCCCCATTGAGGACAACCTTTACTATATTTTCACTGAGCTTCCAAATGGGTTACCTCATGTTGAGAGACTACACGTGAATGTTTTTGTCAAGACTCAG ATACCTGGATTTACTCAGGCCCCTTACAAATTTATCAATTTAAGGCATCTGACCATGAGGATAACCTATGAAATTGCTAAACGCTTTGGTAGAAATGCAGTTCTGCAACTAGCATATTTTTCGGAAGCTGCTCCGTTTTTGGTGGACCTTCATTTGGAT ATGCTGTGTTTAGATTTTTACGAGTCCCGTCCTGCAAGAGACGTGATTATGAATCGCCCTCACTACAGTCTCAAGAGAGCTTGCATAACCGGATTCAATGGCAATGGAGGGCAAGTTGCACTAGTAAAATTTATCCTCAAGAATGCAGTAAAATTGGAGGAAATGGTTATAGATCCAAAAGGTAGAATAACGAACCAAATGATGGGAGAGCACAAAGGCCGTAGAATGATTAAGGAAAAACTTGTTCCAAAATACAAGAATGGCCTACTTGTAATTCTATAA